AATCAGAAACTCCTGATTTTATTGTTGATAAAATCCACAGTGGCCTCAAAAAAACAAGAGGAGCAGTCGGCCTTATCATACATGCAGATAATCAAAAGAAAAACATGATTCATTGCGGCGTGGGCAATATTGGCTGTAAAGTAATCAGTAATTACAGCATGGAGAATGCAAAGTCTCTAATCCTCTTTAATGGCATACTTGGGTTGAATGTAAAGAGAATGAATAGTACCATAAACATTTGGGATAATACCAAAACTATGGTGGTACATTCTGATGGACTTACAAGCAGATGGGACCTTCACAAATATCCTGGAATATTAAATAGGCATCCAACTATTATTGCAGCAGTTCTTTATAGAGATTTTAACCGAAGAACGGATGATATTACTGTCGTTGTAGCCAGAACAAAAAGGGCAATAAATTATGTATAGCGCGATTGTTAAAGTTAAAATCGATAATGAACTAGATATTGTCGTCGCTCATAAAAGAGCAAGGCAGCTGGCAACGCTTACAGGATTGAACTTCTCCAACCAGGCAAAGTACGCTGCCGCAATTTCCGAAATAAGCAGAAATACATTGGAACACGCTAATGGAGGAGAAATTATGTTTTATATTAATGAGATTTCAGGTAGCCTATGTTTATCGTCGGTTATCAGAGATGAGGGGAATGGTATTTCTGACATTAATAAAATAATGAATGCCTTTCCAGGCAGAATGGGGAAGGGAGTAGGTATAAAAAATACACAGCGACTGGTCGATTTTTTTAATATTCAATCTGAGTCAGGTAAAGGTACACAGGTTGAATTGGGAATGAAACTTCCTGCAAATCATCCTCCGATTAACAGAATTATTATAAAAGGATGGGCCCAGCATTTCCTTAATGAAAAACCTGTTAGCCCATATGAAGAGTTGAAAAAGCAAAATGATGAACTCATTGATGCTTTGGAACAACTTAAATATAAAAATCTAATGGTTGAAAACCAGCTGGAAGAGATTAAACGTTTAAATACAGAACTTCAAAAGCAAAATGCGGAAATCTCTTCTTTGTCTAAAGACAAAGAGCGCCGCAATAAACAATTGGAGGAAAAAAATAAGCAGCTGGATGAATTCTCCTATATCGTCACGCATGATCTAAAAGCTCCTCTCAACAATATGCTTGGGCTTATCGATGTCTTCAAAGACGAAATCAGGGAAACGAACATCAATGATGAATTTGAGATGTTTGTTGGTCAAGTTGAAAAAATGCAGAAACTGGTTGGAAATATTGTTTCCTACACGAGATCTGGAAAGGAGAATATTGTTAAAAGTAACGTAAACCTTTCAAATCTCTTAGAAGAGATCATCAAATTTCTACCTTCTAAAGA
The Sporocytophaga myxococcoides DSM 11118 genome window above contains:
- a CDS encoding sensor histidine kinase, which gives rise to MYSAIVKVKIDNELDIVVAHKRARQLATLTGLNFSNQAKYAAAISEISRNTLEHANGGEIMFYINEISGSLCLSSVIRDEGNGISDINKIMNAFPGRMGKGVGIKNTQRLVDFFNIQSESGKGTQVELGMKLPANHPPINRIIIKGWAQHFLNEKPVSPYEELKKQNDELIDALEQLKYKNLMVENQLEEIKRLNTELQKQNAEISSLSKDKERRNKQLEEKNKQLDEFSYIVTHDLKAPLNNMLGLIDVFKDEIRETNINDEFEMFVGQVEKMQKLVGNIVSYTRSGKENIVKSNVNLSNLLEEIIKFLPSKDGVSVEVPRDIPSIYTEEIYLEQIFNNLIGNALKYHDKKQGSIKISYKVCENGMYQFGVCDDGPGVPDGQKDKVFDLFHTINQNRSIESTGIGLAIVKKIIESKGGNIWIEDNIPFGANFMFTWPASASEEIVK